GGAAGAAGTGATAGGGTTCCTCCGACTCCGCGCCCTTGTCTGTATCCCGGCTGGTCAGCTGATAGCCTTGAGACCACAACACTTTTCTCGCCTGAGGGATCGCCTCTTGCTCAACAATTAAATCAATGTCTGCACACTCGCGGAGGGTGAGATCACCATACGCCGCCTGTGCGAGTGTCACGCCCTTGAAGGGAATCGCCTTGATGCCTTTGGCCGTCAAGGCATCAACGAGCATCACCAGTTCCCTGGCAAGCAGCGTGTTCAGTAGCACATTCGCCTGATTGTGCCGGCGAAACGCTTCATGAATTGCTGATGGCATCGCCTTCGGACAAATCGCAAGTAGGTTGCGGTACACTAACGGAGTCACACCATGGGCTCTTGAAAGCTGCCAGACCACCTCCCAATCGACGCCATCAGAGACCAAGTCTTCTACCTCGACACGCGCAAACTCACTCACAACTGTTCGCGCACAGAGGATGAGCAACCGTCCCTCAGTATGCATCCGAGACAACCCAATCGACTGGTCGCTTCCCTTGCGAGAACCGGCTCCGACCAGAAACGATCTCCATCCAAGAGATGCAGATTCCGATTGCTGTCCCATCTCAGCTTGCCCTCTTCGCTGACCGTTTGTTCAAAAGAGGAGTCACGAGCCACGGCAAATCCACGACGTCGCGACCAAAGTGCAACCGATAGCAATCGGTTTGCTGGATCAGTCGCGTCAATGCTTTGAACTCCTCCCGGGCGACCTCCGGTTCATACACAAGCAGCGAATGCGGAAGAATCATCTCTAGGGCCACCTTTTTCGAGAGCGGCTCCAGACAGCTATAGGGAGCATCCATGACTGCGGGGAATAAAATGAGGGTAGGCGCACAAGACTGGCCGATTGATTGGGGGTAGAGATCTTCCGCATAGAATGAACGTTTTGGAGATCCTGCACGGAGGACAGAAGACGGCGCCTGTTGAAGTTCAGGAAAGAAGGAGATAGTTTGATCGGTGACATTGATCTTCAGAGGATAGGACAGAAGTTCGACGCCACTATTGGTGACCCGAAAGAATGGATGGTCGTCCGAGAGGTATCTGTAGCCGGAGCGCAGCAATGAGAGGAATGACGTGGTTTTTCCCCGCCCGCTGAATCCAGGAATCAACACGCCATTCCCCTGGTACTCGAGAGCCGTGGCGTGGAAGGTAAACATGCCACGGCGCTTCAGCAATTCAGTCATGGCAAAATGCACGAAACTATTCCGAGTATCCGGCTCCATTTCCTCTGGCCGTACAAGATACCCGCGGGCCGAAAAGGTTCGACTATCAATGGCCACAAGCCCCTCATCATGAAAGTCGACGATCAACGCGCCCTGCTGCGAATAAATGTCGCATAGCCAGGTTGTTTGGCCGTCAGGGCCGGCCACGAGTCCAGATCCGCTGTGCAGCAACTGGGCTTTGCCGGAAATTCGCAGAGGAATATCACTACGTCGCGGCACGGCATCGAACTGCATGTGCATAGACTGACCAGTTGAGGTCTTACCTCTAAAATGCCGGAGGAGCGATTCAACAGAACAGGTCAACTCGCGTGAATTCGTAGTGAATGTCATCTCCAGACCATGGATAGAAAACCGACTCTCGGTCGTCGCCGCGGTCGCGTACATGACTCGCTCCTTATCAAACATCTATCTCGCCGAAGCGCACTCGCCACTTCATCGGGAACTGGCTGACCTTAGTGGGCAGCCAGTTCCCGACATGGGCCGACGAGCCGTCTCTTAGGTCGCCCGTTGTTGGACGACCCGCGACAATTGAATCGCCGTCACATCACGCAGTAACTCGTGTTTCACGAGTTGAGGCTTTACGTACTCGGCTTTTCTCTGTTGCTCCATCCGACTCACCTCCTTTCAGTGTGAAGTAACCCTTCCTGACGAAGTTGGACGATCAAGTCGAGCCCGTCCGACTGCGCTTGCAGAGCTGTCACATCAAAGTACTCGGGAATGCAGGACAGAATGTGCGCTACTGAATGGGTGCCAGTGCACCGTTCCCACACAAACGCACCAACAGCATTGAGGGTGTAATAACGGCCGGTGATCAGGTGGAGTAGCACGCATTCCCCATCAAGAACCGTCCCCTGCACATCTTCGTGCCGAACAGGAAATAGTCGAACTAAATCGATTACAGGCTCTACGCACAGCGCCATCGTGCACCTCCAGGGGCTAAGAACTCAGTGCAAAATCAACCTTCTCGAACACGGCCGCCGATTCATTCACATCCGTTGAGCCTGTTAGAAACTCTGAGAAGCGCTCCGGTGAATGCAAAAATAGCCGTCCCCTCGCCTGTTCTCTATTACCAGTGAGAGTGGCTCGATAGAGTCTTTTGGGGGGAGACGACCGGTATCGTGGAGAACAACCGATGAACAAGATCCGGCTACCATCAGCCTGCGATGCGCGATACAGGATGCCAACCAGCAGAGTTGGATGGGAACTGCGGCCCGGGGGCTACGGAACTCGGCGATCGGGAGGCACGGCGCGTGGAGGGAATGTAAGGGTTACGGTAAAGTCCTTCCAGTAAGAAGAAGGTTCAAGAAAGACACGCCCATTCAGCATTAACCAGGCATGCCCTTCGAGACGCTGATCAAGCTTCATGACGCCGCAATTGAATTGGACAGGCATCCCCGCGCGGCAGGCATAAAAGAACAGGGTGAGCGCGCGCGGAAAACAATTTCCTTTTGGATGATAAGGAAAAATCGAAAGCCAGCGATCTAGATAGTAGGCCAGGTCGTCGATGCCATGATCTTTGGCGCATCCAACCACTGGGTTGCAGGACAACCACTGCAGTGTCCGCTTGAGACTGACCAGACGCAACGCCACCCGCACCCCACACAGGACAAGGCCGATGCTGAGGACCAACCAGTATTTCCTGAGTGACGACATGCCTCAGTCTAACAAGGCATCCGAGGAAGTCCAGGCGATCGTGGGAAACGACAGTGGGGTCGCTAGCGTGAGGTTTCGAACAGTCCGAGTTGCAGTTCTTCAGCTCTGGTGAACGAAATAGGATAGCGCTCGGTAAAACAGGCATCGCAATAGTTCTCGGGTATGCCCGATGCCGCATTCACCATCCCGTCCAGACTCAGGTAAGCCAGGCTGTCGGCCGTGATGTATTTGCGAATTTCATCCCGTGTATGGCTGGAGGCAATTAATTCTTTCTTGGTTGGCGTGTCGATGCCATAAAAGCAGGGAGACACAATCGGCGGGGAGCTAATCCGCATATGGACCTCTTTGGCCCCGGCCTGACGCAGCATTTTCACGATCTTTCGACTCGTCGTCCCGCGCACCAGTGAGTCATCCACAACGACGACGCGCTTCCCCGTGAGTACCTCAGGAACCGCGTTTAATTTGACCTTCACCCCGAAGTGTCGAATTGACTGTTCCGGCTCAATGAATGTACGCCCGACATAGTGATTCCGAATGAGACCGGTTTCGAAGGGAAGACCCGATCCCTCAGAATATCCCAACGCCGCCGGCACTCCGGAGTCCGGAACCGGAATCACAATGTCTGCGGAGACACCGGATTCTTGTGCAAGCTGTCGCCCGAAAGCCTTGCGGATGGAATACACGGCACCACCACCGAAAATACGGCTATCTGGACGGGCGAAGTATACGTATTCGAACACACACATGGCCGGCTTGGCCTGGGCAAACGGCTTATAACTCGTCACCCCCCGATGATCCAGGACCACCAATTCTCCCGGCTCGATCTCCCGCACGTATTCAGCATCTAACAAATCAAACGCACAGCTTTCTGACGCCACGATCCAGGAATCGCGAAACCGTCCCAAGCAGAGCGGGCGGAACCCGTGCGGATCACGCGCGGCCACAATCCCCTGGTCGGTCATGATGACCACGGAGAAGGCCCCGCGAACTTGGGTCAGCGAATCGATCACCCGGTCAAGCAGCGTGTCCGCTCGCGAATGGGCGATCAAATGGATGATGACTTCCGTATCTGAAGTCGATTGGAAGATCGCACCATAGGCTTCCAGTTCGCTGCGAAGCATGGTGGCATTGATGAGATTGCCGTTATGCGCCACCGCCAAATTGCCGAACGCAAAGTTCACCGTCAGCGGCTGGACATTCTTCAATCCTGCGCCACCGGCAGTGGAATAGCGATTGTGGCCTATGGCCATTGTGCCGGGCAAACGCGACAAGGCCTGTTGTGAGAAGATGTCGGCGACGAGACCTTGGCCTTTTTCAATGTGGAACTGCTCGCCATCATTCGAGACGATGCCGGAAGCTTCCTGCCCGCGATGCTGCAGCGCATACAAGCCCAGATAGGCAAGGTTCGCCGCTTCTTTATGGCCATAGATGCCGAAGACGGCACATTCGTCGTGAAACTTGTCAGGAGAGATGACTGGAAGCTCTTTGGTCATGACGTGTGCATCCTAGCCTTGACCTAGCGCGCGGGGAATGGCTGAGGCCCATCGGTCATGCAAGTCAGCCAAATCAAGATCGGCCGTACAACCCTCCGTCCGCGATTCACCTTCCACGCGGATCACAAGACGGTTCCCTCCCACGGTACCGATTGTGGCGGCAGGCACACCCGCGTCCCGGATCTGATTGAGCACGGCGTCCACCTGTTCTGGTTTGACCGACAGGACGATGCGCGACTGGCTTTCTCCGAAGAGCAACGCGTCGCGACGCAAGCCTTCAAGCGGTAATTGTACCATAGCCCCCACAGGCCCCTCCGGACCAGACATGCAACATTCCGCCAGAGCGACCGCGAGTCCTCCGTCGGAACAATCGTGAGCTGACTGGACTAGTCCCGACCGAATCAGGCGAATCGTACAGGCCTGCACTGCCCGCTCATCCTCAAGATTCAGCAAGGGCGGCGATCCCTGTTCGCGATGGTGGATCACTTTGAGATACTCCGTTCCACCCAGGTCCTCGCGCGTCTTCCCTAACAAGAAGATCACGTCGCCGGTTTCCTTAAACCATTGCGTGACTGTGCGATCAGCGTCGTCGATCAATCCCACCATGCCGATCATGGGGGTGGGATAAATCGACAGATCGTTCGTCTCATTATACAAACTCACATTGCCGCTCACGATGGGCACCTGAAACGCCTCACAGGCATCTTTGAGCCCTTCGATCGCCAGCACAAACTGCCACATCACCTCCGGCCGCTGAGGATTGCCGAAATTCAGGCAATCCGTGACGCCGATGGGTTCCGCTCCTGCACAGGCCAGATTGCGCGCGCACTCTGCAATGGCAATCTTGGCACCCTCATACGGATTCAACAGGCAGTAGCGACCGTTACAGTCGACTGACAGGGCGAGCGCCTTGTTGGTCCCTTTGACCCGCAACACCGCCGCATCTGATCCGGGACGGACCATGGTGTTGGTGCGCACCATGTGATCGTACTGCTCATAGACCCACCGCTTGCTGGCAATAGTCGGCGAATCCAACAGCGCGAGCAGAGCTGCATTGGCATCCTTCACATCGGGCAACGCGTCATAATTCAACGCCTGCAACATCTCCTGATAGGCAGGAGGAGCGCTGGGCCGATCATAGCGCGGGGCATCGTCGGCCAAAGCCTTGGCCGGAATCTCCGCCACCACCTGCCCATGTTCCTTCAACACCACCTTCCCTGTATCTGTCACCCGGCCGATCACGGCAACATCCAGATCCCACTTACGACAGACTGTGATGACCTCGTCCTCCCGACCGGCCTTGGCCACCATCAACATGCGCTCCTGCGA
This Nitrospira sp. DNA region includes the following protein-coding sequences:
- a CDS encoding lasso peptide biosynthesis B2 protein; protein product: MSSLRKYWLVLSIGLVLCGVRVALRLVSLKRTLQWLSCNPVVGCAKDHGIDDLAYYLDRWLSIFPYHPKGNCFPRALTLFFYACRAGMPVQFNCGVMKLDQRLEGHAWLMLNGRVFLEPSSYWKDFTVTLTFPPRAVPPDRRVP
- a CDS encoding amidophosphoribosyltransferase; amino-acid sequence: MTKELPVISPDKFHDECAVFGIYGHKEAANLAYLGLYALQHRGQEASGIVSNDGEQFHIEKGQGLVADIFSQQALSRLPGTMAIGHNRYSTAGGAGLKNVQPLTVNFAFGNLAVAHNGNLINATMLRSELEAYGAIFQSTSDTEVIIHLIAHSRADTLLDRVIDSLTQVRGAFSVVIMTDQGIVAARDPHGFRPLCLGRFRDSWIVASESCAFDLLDAEYVREIEPGELVVLDHRGVTSYKPFAQAKPAMCVFEYVYFARPDSRIFGGGAVYSIRKAFGRQLAQESGVSADIVIPVPDSGVPAALGYSEGSGLPFETGLIRNHYVGRTFIEPEQSIRHFGVKVKLNAVPEVLTGKRVVVVDDSLVRGTTSRKIVKMLRQAGAKEVHMRISSPPIVSPCFYGIDTPTKKELIASSHTRDEIRKYITADSLAYLSLDGMVNAASGIPENYCDACFTERYPISFTRAEELQLGLFETSR
- the purL gene encoding phosphoribosylformylglycinamidine synthase subunit PurL, yielding MKTFVITPAILEQHKLSEEEYNKILAILGREPNWTELGMFSAMWSEHCSYKSSRIHLKKLPTTGPRVVQGPGENAGAVDIGDGLCAVFKMESHNHPSFIEPYQGAATGVGGILRDIFTMGARPIALLNSLRFGGLDNANTRHLLKGVVAGIAGYGNCMGVPTVGGEIVFNDIYALNPLVNVFCLGIAKKDKIFLGKAAGVGNPVIYFGSKTGRDGIHGATMASDSFDEQAAQKRPTVQVGDPFTEKLLLEACLELMAGDCLVGIQDMGAAGLTSSACEMASREGTGVEIELANVPRREPGMTPYEIMLSESQERMLMVAKAGREDEVITVCRKWDLDVAVIGRVTDTGKVVLKEHGQVVAEIPAKALADDAPRYDRPSAPPAYQEMLQALNYDALPDVKDANAALLALLDSPTIASKRWVYEQYDHMVRTNTMVRPGSDAAVLRVKGTNKALALSVDCNGRYCLLNPYEGAKIAIAECARNLACAGAEPIGVTDCLNFGNPQRPEVMWQFVLAIEGLKDACEAFQVPIVSGNVSLYNETNDLSIYPTPMIGMVGLIDDADRTVTQWFKETGDVIFLLGKTREDLGGTEYLKVIHHREQGSPPLLNLEDERAVQACTIRLIRSGLVQSAHDCSDGGLAVALAECCMSGPEGPVGAMVQLPLEGLRRDALLFGESQSRIVLSVKPEQVDAVLNQIRDAGVPAATIGTVGGNRLVIRVEGESRTEGCTADLDLADLHDRWASAIPRALGQG
- a CDS encoding PqqD family protein; translated protein: MALCVEPVIDLVRLFPVRHEDVQGTVLDGECVLLHLITGRYYTLNAVGAFVWERCTGTHSVAHILSCIPEYFDVTALQAQSDGLDLIVQLRQEGLLHTERR